One stretch of Corallococcus exiguus DNA includes these proteins:
- the rpmJ gene encoding 50S ribosomal protein L36: protein MKVRASVKKICDKCKVVRRKGIVRVICASNPRHKQRQG, encoded by the coding sequence ATGAAGGTTCGGGCGTCCGTCAAGAAGATCTGCGACAAGTGCAAGGTTGTTCGCCGCAAGGGCATCGTGCGCGTCATTTGCGCCTCCAACCCCCGGCACAAGCAGCGCCAGGGCTAA
- the rpsM gene encoding 30S ribosomal protein S13 has translation MARIAGIDLPPNKRAVISLQYIYGIGNKTAHDIIEAAGIDLTTRTKDLTEDQARKIREIIEANYKVEGDLRREVTMNIKRLMDLGCYRGLRHRKGLPVRGQRTHTNARTRKGPKRGIVRAKPAAPAR, from the coding sequence ATGGCTCGTATCGCCGGCATCGATCTGCCGCCCAACAAGCGTGCGGTGATCTCGCTTCAGTACATCTACGGGATCGGTAACAAGACCGCGCACGACATCATCGAGGCGGCGGGCATCGATCTCACCACCCGGACCAAGGACCTCACCGAGGACCAGGCTCGAAAGATCCGCGAGATCATCGAGGCCAACTACAAGGTCGAGGGTGACCTCCGGCGCGAGGTGACCATGAACATCAAGCGGCTGATGGACCTGGGTTGCTACCGGGGTCTGCGTCACCGCAAGGGTCTTCCGGTCCGCGGCCAGCGCACCCACACCAACGCGCGCACCCGCAAGGGTCCCAAGCGCGGCATCGTTCGCGCGAAGCCGGCCGCTCCGGCCCGCTAA
- the rpsK gene encoding 30S ribosomal protein S11 translates to MADEINTAAAPAGAEGGETPAAKKSKRKGKKNILNGVVHIQSTFNNTIITITDVSGNVISWSSAGARGFKGSRKSTPFAAQVAAGDAAAKAMEHGLKTVTVFVKGPGAGRESALRALAAAGLKISLIRDVTPIPHNGCRQPKRRRV, encoded by the coding sequence ATGGCTGACGAGATCAATACCGCCGCCGCGCCGGCCGGTGCCGAGGGTGGCGAGACCCCTGCGGCGAAGAAGAGCAAGCGCAAGGGTAAGAAGAACATCCTCAACGGCGTGGTCCACATCCAGTCCACGTTCAACAACACCATCATCACGATCACGGACGTGTCCGGGAACGTGATCTCCTGGTCGTCGGCCGGGGCGCGCGGCTTCAAGGGCAGCCGCAAGTCCACGCCGTTCGCGGCGCAGGTGGCCGCTGGCGACGCCGCAGCGAAGGCGATGGAGCACGGCCTGAAGACCGTGACGGTGTTCGTGAAGGGTCCGGGCGCGGGCCGTGAGTCGGCACTGCGCGCGCTGGCCGCCGCCGGCCTGAAGATCAGCCTCATCCGCGACGTGACGCCCATCCCGCACAACGGCTGCCGTCAGCCCAAGCGCCGCCGCGTCTAA
- the rpsD gene encoding 30S ribosomal protein S4 → MARYTASACRICRRENLKMYLKGDRCYTDKCAIERRPYPPGQHGQGRVKFSGYGVQLREKQKVKRMYGLLENQFRGYYHRASAAKGKTGENLLQQLELRLDNVVFRMGFADTRNEARQLVRHGHFQVNGRRVNIPSFSVKPGSAVEVVEKSRKVLRISEALETVDRRGVPQWIDLDKKSFKGTVKTVPNREDLTMPIQEQLIVELYSK, encoded by the coding sequence GTGGCTCGTTATACCGCGAGCGCCTGCCGTATCTGCCGGCGCGAGAACCTGAAGATGTACCTCAAGGGCGACCGTTGCTACACGGACAAGTGCGCCATTGAGCGCCGCCCCTATCCCCCCGGTCAGCACGGCCAGGGCCGCGTGAAGTTCTCCGGCTACGGCGTGCAGCTGCGCGAGAAGCAGAAGGTCAAGCGCATGTACGGCCTGCTCGAGAACCAGTTCCGCGGGTACTACCACCGCGCGTCCGCGGCCAAGGGCAAGACGGGTGAGAACCTGCTGCAGCAGCTGGAGCTCCGCCTGGACAACGTGGTGTTCCGCATGGGCTTCGCGGACACGCGCAACGAGGCGCGCCAGCTGGTGCGTCACGGTCACTTCCAGGTCAACGGCCGCCGGGTGAACATCCCGTCGTTCTCCGTGAAGCCGGGCAGCGCCGTGGAAGTGGTGGAGAAGAGCCGCAAGGTGCTCCGCATCTCCGAGGCGCTGGAGACGGTGGACCGCCGTGGCGTTCCCCAGTGGATTGACCTGGACAAGAAGTCGTTCAAGGGCACGGTCAAGACGGTCCCGAACCGCGAGGACCTGACCATGCCCATCCAGGAGCAGCTCATCGTCGAACTGTACTCGAAGTAA
- a CDS encoding DNA-directed RNA polymerase subunit alpha: MADTFVAKNWRDLIKPRRMEVDQDSLSPTYGKFVAEPLERGFGTTLGNSLRRVLLSSLQGAAITSVKIEGVDHEFTTIPEVAEDVTDVVLNLKEVLLRMHTNETKTLRIEVEGPKEVKAGDLIADQDVEILNPGHHICTVSEGGKVRMELMCRRGRGYVPASTNKVAGAPIGTIPIDSLFSPIRKVNYQVTNARVGQVTDFDKLSLEVWTDGSVVPQDAVAYAAKIIKEQLTVFVNFDETEEPVVAEAPKEEAKLNENLFRSVDELELSVRSANCLQQANIKSIGDLVQRTEAEMLKTKNFGRKSLKEIKEILAEMGLSLGMKLENWPPKNAPAPAAPKA, encoded by the coding sequence ATGGCCGACACGTTTGTTGCGAAGAACTGGCGCGACCTCATCAAGCCGCGCCGCATGGAAGTGGACCAGGACTCGCTGAGCCCCACGTACGGCAAGTTCGTGGCGGAGCCGCTGGAGCGCGGCTTCGGGACGACGCTGGGCAACTCGCTGCGGCGGGTGCTGCTGTCGTCGCTGCAGGGCGCGGCCATCACCTCCGTGAAGATTGAGGGCGTGGACCACGAGTTCACGACCATCCCCGAGGTGGCCGAGGACGTCACGGACGTCGTGTTGAACCTGAAGGAGGTCCTCCTCCGGATGCACACGAACGAGACGAAGACGCTGCGCATCGAGGTGGAAGGCCCCAAGGAAGTGAAGGCGGGCGACCTCATCGCGGACCAGGACGTCGAAATCCTGAACCCGGGTCACCATATCTGCACCGTGTCCGAGGGTGGCAAGGTGCGCATGGAGCTGATGTGCCGCCGCGGCCGTGGCTACGTGCCGGCGTCCACGAACAAGGTGGCGGGCGCGCCCATCGGGACCATCCCCATCGACTCGCTTTTCTCGCCCATCCGCAAGGTGAACTACCAGGTCACCAACGCGCGCGTCGGTCAGGTCACGGACTTCGACAAGCTGTCGCTCGAGGTCTGGACGGACGGGTCCGTGGTGCCGCAGGACGCGGTGGCGTACGCGGCGAAGATCATCAAGGAGCAGCTCACGGTGTTCGTGAACTTCGACGAGACCGAGGAGCCGGTCGTCGCCGAGGCGCCGAAGGAAGAGGCCAAGCTCAACGAGAACCTGTTCCGCTCGGTGGACGAGCTGGAGCTGTCGGTGCGTTCGGCCAACTGCCTGCAGCAGGCGAACATCAAGTCCATCGGTGACCTGGTCCAGCGCACCGAGGCGGAGATGCTCAAGACGAAGAACTTCGGCCGCAAGTCTCTGAAGGAGATCAAGGAGATCCTCGCGGAGATGGGCCTGTCCCTGGGCATGAAGCTGGAGAACTGGCCGCCGAAGAACGCGCCGGCTCCCGCGGCCCCCAAGGCCTGA
- the rplQ gene encoding 50S ribosomal protein L17, whose protein sequence is MRHKVGQRKLHRTTSHRLAMLNNMVTSLLEHGAIRTTVPKAKEVRPLAERIITLAKRGGLSNVRLAARTVKDRTVLQKVFSEYKERYASRPGGYTRIVRLGFRRGDAAEMALIELVDRPAKAPAAAETTEAPAEAKSEG, encoded by the coding sequence ATGCGCCACAAGGTCGGACAAAGGAAGCTGCACCGCACCACGAGCCACCGTCTCGCGATGCTGAACAACATGGTCACGTCCCTGCTGGAGCACGGGGCCATCCGCACCACCGTTCCCAAGGCGAAGGAAGTCCGTCCGCTGGCCGAGCGCATCATCACGCTCGCCAAGCGCGGTGGCCTGTCCAACGTGCGCCTTGCCGCCCGCACCGTGAAGGACCGCACGGTCCTCCAGAAGGTGTTCAGCGAGTACAAGGAGCGTTACGCATCCCGTCCGGGTGGCTACACCCGCATCGTGCGCCTGGGCTTCCGCCGGGGCGACGCCGCGGAGATGGCCCTCATCGAGCTGGTGGACCGTCCCGCGAAGGCCCCGGCCGCCGCTGAGACGACCGAGGCTCCCGCCGAGGCGAAGTCCGAGGGTTGA
- a CDS encoding tetratricopeptide repeat protein: MPLTPPSNRLRTLHWPAALLGLGLLATGCGHGQSQAPALSPQAQARAYLDGNQPDEAVKLLRELHARTPDDVDVARALTEAQVKAGRADAWAEELRQAIAKNERAVDQYMLGLTLFSRARDAGAPTVAAFERAIALSPTTAEFHYRLGVARLESEQYTAALGPLRKAVEMAPERAGWKLPLAKALARTGDTAGAVEALGTVVRGSPTPAEVATARALMNPLADPFQNFPKAAEAKLEEGMRYLHELDAPQHALIAFEEILHDYPDLAVVHALLGLAYQRLDDAGRAVDEFKQAIERAPQDGKNQLYLGELYLSRQRTEAARTAFEKAAALNPLLDLAWFRLGDMRLEARDLDTAKEAFQVAVTLAPDSAAARGKLSLVYQLQGDYAAAQRELKAVADKDPENTEFALRLGLLYTEEAQKARRPEDRQKAANEAERWLGKVLETQPDNAVASKALQVLKGQ; the protein is encoded by the coding sequence GTGCCCCTGACGCCGCCCTCGAACCGCCTCCGCACGCTCCATTGGCCCGCCGCCCTCCTGGGGCTGGGGCTGCTCGCCACCGGCTGCGGCCATGGCCAGTCCCAGGCCCCCGCGCTGTCTCCCCAGGCCCAGGCGCGCGCCTACCTGGACGGCAACCAGCCGGATGAGGCGGTAAAGCTCCTGCGGGAGCTGCACGCGCGCACGCCGGACGACGTGGACGTGGCCCGCGCCCTCACCGAGGCCCAGGTGAAGGCCGGCCGCGCGGACGCCTGGGCGGAGGAGCTGCGCCAGGCCATCGCGAAGAACGAGCGCGCGGTGGACCAGTACATGCTGGGCCTGACGCTCTTCTCCCGGGCCCGGGATGCGGGCGCCCCCACCGTGGCCGCCTTCGAGCGCGCCATCGCGCTGTCTCCCACCACCGCGGAGTTCCATTACCGCCTGGGCGTGGCGCGCCTGGAGTCGGAGCAGTACACCGCCGCCCTGGGCCCGCTGCGCAAGGCCGTGGAGATGGCCCCGGAGCGCGCGGGATGGAAGCTGCCCCTGGCCAAGGCCCTGGCCCGCACGGGCGACACGGCGGGCGCCGTGGAGGCCCTGGGCACCGTCGTGCGCGGCAGCCCTACCCCCGCGGAAGTCGCCACCGCACGGGCGCTGATGAACCCGCTGGCGGACCCGTTCCAGAACTTCCCCAAGGCGGCGGAGGCGAAGCTCGAGGAGGGCATGCGCTACCTGCACGAGCTGGACGCGCCCCAGCACGCCCTCATCGCCTTCGAGGAGATCCTCCACGACTACCCGGACCTGGCCGTGGTGCACGCCCTCCTGGGGCTGGCCTACCAGCGCCTGGATGACGCCGGCCGCGCCGTGGACGAGTTCAAGCAGGCCATCGAGCGCGCCCCCCAGGACGGCAAGAACCAGCTCTACCTGGGGGAGCTGTACCTGTCGCGCCAGCGCACGGAAGCGGCGCGCACCGCCTTCGAGAAGGCCGCGGCGCTCAACCCGCTGCTGGACCTGGCCTGGTTCCGCCTGGGCGACATGCGCCTGGAGGCCCGGGACCTGGACACCGCGAAGGAGGCCTTCCAGGTGGCCGTGACGCTGGCGCCGGACTCGGCGGCCGCGCGCGGCAAGCTGTCGCTCGTGTACCAGTTGCAGGGGGACTACGCGGCCGCGCAGCGCGAGCTGAAGGCCGTGGCGGACAAGGACCCGGAGAACACCGAGTTCGCCCTGCGCCTGGGCCTGCTCTACACCGAGGAGGCCCAGAAGGCCCGCCGCCCCGAGGACCGCCAGAAGGCCGCGAACGAAGCGGAGCGCTGGCTGGGGAAGGTGCTGGAGACCCAGCCCGACAACGCGGTGGCCAGCAAGGCGCTGCAGGTGCTCAAGGGCCAGTAG
- a CDS encoding lysophospholipid acyltransferase family protein: MRKLWCILVVTVWSPICFTLACLAMLVTLNPSRSVWVARWIWSPVLLWAGGAKLEVIGGENVDPKRPTIYVGNHMSSLDIPAHFFAVPVDFRFVAKSQLRFVPFIGWYLWLAGHVFINRGDRSSAIASLEKAARKIRAGTSIFLYPEGTRSPDGRVLPFKKGPFALALKARVPICPVTIEGTDNVMPKNSWNISPGPVRVKIGRPIDTSGFADNDREGLARAVREQIIADSLSLGGKGGDPDTAVAAPNREGVAQLASSVTSKAS, from the coding sequence TTGCGCAAGCTGTGGTGCATCCTGGTGGTCACGGTGTGGTCCCCGATCTGCTTCACCCTCGCATGCCTCGCGATGCTGGTGACGCTCAACCCGTCGCGCTCGGTATGGGTCGCCCGATGGATCTGGTCGCCCGTGCTCCTGTGGGCCGGTGGCGCGAAGCTGGAGGTCATTGGCGGGGAGAACGTGGACCCGAAGCGGCCCACCATCTACGTCGGCAACCACATGTCCTCACTCGACATCCCGGCCCACTTCTTCGCCGTGCCGGTAGACTTCCGTTTCGTCGCCAAGTCGCAGCTGCGCTTCGTGCCGTTCATCGGCTGGTACCTCTGGCTCGCGGGCCACGTCTTCATCAACCGCGGAGACCGTTCGTCCGCCATCGCGTCGCTTGAAAAAGCCGCCCGGAAGATCCGCGCGGGCACCAGCATCTTCCTGTACCCGGAGGGCACCCGCTCCCCGGACGGCCGCGTGCTGCCCTTCAAGAAGGGCCCCTTCGCGCTCGCGCTCAAGGCCCGCGTGCCCATCTGCCCCGTCACCATCGAGGGCACCGACAACGTGATGCCCAAGAACTCGTGGAACATCTCCCCGGGTCCGGTGCGCGTGAAGATTGGCCGCCCCATCGACACCAGCGGCTTCGCGGACAACGACCGCGAGGGCCTGGCCCGCGCAGTGCGCGAACAGATCATCGCCGACAGCCTCTCCCTGGGCGGCAAGGGCGGTGACCCGGACACCGCCGTCGCCGCGCCGAACCGCGAGGGCGTCGCGCAGCTTGCCTCCTCCGTCACCTCCAAGGCCTCCTGA
- a CDS encoding deoxynucleoside kinase yields MARKKFIAIAGNIGAGKTELTSFLCRKYGLTPSFEPNDQNPYLADFYKDMKTWAFRSQLFFLTHKFRLHRELERTPGTVLQDRTLYEDAEIFAKNLHRQRLIDKRDWSTYWELYQTISQSLRPPDLMIYLRCPVITLKERIRLRGRTMEKDIPTAYLKRLNALYEEWFEGYSLSPVLVLGTDKLDYLTNLVDRVDLFRQIEKHL; encoded by the coding sequence GTGGCCAGGAAAAAGTTCATCGCCATCGCGGGCAACATCGGAGCCGGAAAGACGGAGCTCACGTCCTTCCTGTGCCGGAAGTACGGCCTCACGCCGTCCTTCGAGCCCAATGACCAGAACCCCTATCTCGCGGATTTCTACAAGGACATGAAGACGTGGGCGTTCCGCTCACAGCTCTTCTTCCTGACGCACAAGTTCCGCCTGCACCGGGAACTGGAGCGCACGCCGGGCACCGTGCTCCAGGACCGGACCCTCTATGAGGACGCGGAAATCTTCGCCAAGAACCTCCACCGGCAGCGGCTCATCGACAAGCGCGACTGGTCCACCTATTGGGAGCTGTACCAGACCATCTCCCAGTCGCTCCGGCCGCCCGACCTGATGATCTACCTGCGCTGCCCGGTGATCACCCTGAAGGAGCGCATCCGCCTGCGCGGGCGGACCATGGAGAAGGACATCCCGACCGCCTACCTGAAGCGCCTCAACGCCCTCTACGAGGAGTGGTTCGAGGGCTATTCGCTGTCACCGGTGCTGGTGCTGGGGACGGACAAGCTGGACTACCTCACCAACCTGGTGGACCGCGTGGACCTCTTCCGACAGATAGAGAAGCACTTGTGA
- a CDS encoding DUF2314 domain-containing protein encodes MKEVYVLATEQSVPPALDALRAAFATDEVEFVPHEGDWGFTVRADGSEVKVVLKPLSDGRPRVPQELFSGSPEAFARVEKSQACFAFLLEPGGAQPTLPVFEALWTVRTLMEQAPGVLVDLTAFKLHEPEDVVEITELDFDIRDHVHLHAIELAEGDTPLWVHSHGMEKFGARDVEIFHLGEGDLLAAESFLHELCTDLAFAQGPALRSEVATSEGQSFTLVPSEEARANLLGVPLDAFDGHEGLFLTVVSPLGRHNTAELLSTYRERFAKEPAEQTQAMHEEAQALLPAFLARFQRKGLMEPLTFLVRAPFETHPEGEVVVENLWLEAVARDEGSVVGRLVDGAVHTTEWRKGAHVEVEEKQINALAIAREGRALNESELRALLNAERPM; translated from the coding sequence GTGAAGGAGGTCTACGTCCTGGCCACCGAGCAGTCCGTGCCGCCAGCCCTGGACGCGCTGCGCGCGGCGTTCGCGACGGACGAGGTGGAGTTCGTGCCGCACGAGGGCGACTGGGGCTTCACCGTGCGTGCGGACGGCTCGGAGGTGAAGGTGGTGCTCAAGCCCCTGAGCGACGGCCGTCCTCGCGTCCCCCAGGAGCTGTTCAGCGGCAGCCCGGAGGCCTTCGCGCGCGTGGAGAAGTCGCAGGCCTGCTTCGCGTTCCTCCTGGAGCCGGGCGGCGCGCAGCCCACGCTGCCCGTCTTCGAGGCGCTGTGGACCGTGCGCACGCTGATGGAGCAGGCGCCGGGCGTGCTCGTGGACCTGACGGCGTTCAAGCTGCACGAGCCCGAGGACGTGGTCGAGATCACCGAGCTGGACTTCGACATCCGCGACCACGTGCACCTGCACGCCATCGAACTGGCGGAAGGGGACACGCCGCTGTGGGTGCACTCGCACGGGATGGAGAAGTTCGGCGCGCGCGACGTGGAGATCTTCCACCTGGGCGAGGGCGACCTGCTGGCCGCGGAGAGCTTCCTCCACGAGCTGTGCACGGACCTGGCGTTCGCGCAGGGGCCGGCGCTGCGCTCGGAGGTGGCCACCAGCGAGGGCCAGAGCTTCACCCTGGTGCCGTCGGAAGAGGCCCGCGCGAACCTGCTGGGCGTGCCGCTGGATGCCTTCGATGGCCACGAGGGGCTGTTCCTCACGGTGGTGTCGCCCCTGGGCCGGCACAACACGGCGGAGCTCCTGTCGACGTACCGGGAGCGCTTCGCCAAGGAGCCCGCCGAGCAGACCCAGGCCATGCACGAGGAGGCGCAGGCGCTGTTGCCCGCGTTCCTGGCGCGCTTCCAGCGTAAGGGGTTGATGGAGCCCCTCACGTTCCTGGTGCGGGCCCCCTTCGAGACACACCCGGAGGGCGAGGTGGTGGTGGAGAACCTGTGGCTGGAGGCGGTGGCCCGGGACGAGGGCTCCGTCGTGGGCCGGCTGGTGGATGGCGCGGTGCACACCACGGAGTGGCGCAAGGGGGCCCACGTGGAGGTGGAGGAGAAGCAGATCAACGCCCTGGCCATCGCCCGAGAGGGCCGCGCGCTCAACGAGTCCGAGCTGCGCGCTCTTTTGAACGCCGAACGTCCCATGTAG
- a CDS encoding FHA domain-containing protein, with translation MPALLLLTGPSAGRRYEVVSQLTLGRSPSCDIPLEDDQVSRRHAQLFLDTVAGQVRLRDLGSTNGTLLNGQRLALQEEAVLRPGDRMRVGATIAVYEPPPVSIVDEPSGVVVPEPAHVPIEEVLPHVGAAAAMYSAGTALLGATSEAMVLRRLSEEMAHALNADRAAALLSGPEGLRTAAVSGAASVEVPRALVQAALERKELGRTDTALCSPLVASGGMPFGVLYVEREESPFTEGEGQLLASLGRLGGEAYTAVRSRGEAEAAETPWVTPLGTSRAFRGVVEEARRAAGSAAPVVLHGEPGTGKALLAHFLHGKSPRALGPWVTVECRQSLEAVEVALFGRAGAPGQPPVTSAVLRADAGTLLLRHVEALPRPAAERLARMLARRAAPARQGGEEPVDVRIVATSGSPVSRLASRGEFDAALARGLTGFELEVPPLRERRGDVPVLLEHFALRGARQGGREAPVLGPEARRLLAEYPWPQNVRELELVAERLGRVYAAGHVGIPQLPPEVREGAVGQAPRTLQEQVARLERDAIAEALRESGWKKVRAAELLGISRPTLDRKMEEYGLTLERGTRG, from the coding sequence ATGCCGGCATTGCTGCTGCTCACAGGCCCGTCAGCGGGGCGCCGGTACGAGGTCGTCTCCCAGCTGACCCTCGGCCGCAGTCCCTCCTGCGACATCCCGCTGGAAGACGACCAGGTGTCGCGCCGCCACGCGCAGCTGTTCCTGGACACCGTCGCGGGACAGGTGCGGCTGCGCGACCTGGGCTCCACCAACGGCACGCTCCTCAACGGGCAGCGGCTGGCGCTCCAGGAAGAGGCGGTGCTGCGGCCGGGTGACCGGATGCGCGTGGGCGCCACCATCGCGGTGTACGAGCCGCCGCCGGTGTCCATCGTCGACGAGCCCTCCGGCGTGGTCGTTCCGGAGCCGGCGCACGTGCCCATCGAAGAGGTGCTGCCGCACGTGGGCGCGGCCGCGGCGATGTACTCGGCGGGGACGGCGCTGCTGGGGGCCACCAGCGAGGCCATGGTGCTGCGGCGGCTATCGGAGGAGATGGCGCACGCGCTCAACGCGGACCGCGCCGCGGCGCTGCTGAGTGGGCCGGAGGGGCTTCGCACGGCGGCGGTGTCCGGCGCGGCGTCCGTGGAGGTTCCTCGCGCGCTGGTTCAGGCGGCGCTGGAGCGCAAGGAATTGGGGCGGACGGACACGGCGCTGTGCTCGCCGCTGGTGGCTTCGGGCGGGATGCCCTTCGGCGTGCTGTACGTGGAGCGCGAGGAGTCGCCGTTCACCGAGGGCGAGGGCCAGTTGCTGGCGTCGCTGGGGCGGCTGGGCGGCGAGGCCTATACGGCGGTGCGCTCTCGCGGCGAGGCGGAGGCCGCGGAGACGCCGTGGGTGACGCCGCTGGGGACGTCGCGGGCGTTCCGGGGCGTGGTGGAGGAGGCGCGGCGGGCGGCGGGCAGCGCCGCCCCGGTGGTGCTGCATGGCGAGCCGGGCACGGGCAAGGCGCTGCTGGCGCACTTCCTCCATGGGAAGTCCCCGCGTGCGCTGGGGCCGTGGGTGACGGTGGAGTGCCGGCAGTCCCTGGAGGCGGTGGAGGTGGCGCTCTTCGGCCGAGCGGGTGCGCCCGGCCAGCCTCCGGTGACCTCCGCGGTGCTTCGCGCGGACGCGGGCACGCTGCTCTTGCGCCACGTGGAGGCGCTTCCCCGGCCGGCGGCGGAGCGCCTGGCGCGGATGCTGGCCCGGCGCGCGGCTCCGGCGCGGCAGGGCGGAGAGGAGCCCGTGGACGTGCGCATCGTCGCCACCAGTGGCTCGCCGGTGTCGCGGCTCGCGTCCCGGGGAGAGTTCGACGCGGCGCTGGCCCGGGGGCTTACGGGCTTCGAGCTGGAGGTCCCGCCCCTTCGCGAGCGGCGGGGGGACGTGCCGGTGCTGCTGGAGCACTTCGCGCTGCGCGGTGCCCGGCAGGGCGGGCGGGAAGCGCCGGTGCTGGGACCCGAGGCCCGGCGCCTGCTGGCGGAGTATCCGTGGCCGCAGAACGTGCGCGAGCTGGAGTTGGTCGCGGAGCGGCTGGGACGCGTGTACGCGGCGGGCCATGTGGGCATCCCGCAGCTGCCTCCGGAGGTGCGCGAGGGCGCGGTGGGGCAGGCGCCTCGCACGTTGCAGGAGCAGGTGGCCCGTCTGGAGCGCGACGCCATCGCGGAGGCGCTTCGCGAGTCCGGATGGAAGAAGGTCCGCGCGGCGGAGCTGTTGGGCATCAGCCGGCCCACACTTGACCGGAAGATGGAGGAGTACGGGCTGACGCTGGAGCGGGGGACTCGCGGCTGA
- a CDS encoding DMT family transporter yields the protein MSTSSPAVAAPARLLSASDLAMIAVVVVWGTNYTLVKDALEGMPARAFMSLRFGLAALAMGLVLLAVEGHKPMPWKTFLRLTALGFVGNTLYQLCFIEGLSRTTAANSGMLTAVSPVVTAALGAALGIERLRRPVVAGLSLAVVGTLLVVGARGPNLGAETWTGDALIVGSSLCWSIYTVGTRAVGEGISALRVTAITMLTGAPGVVLAGASQVVAMDASRVSAAGWVALVYSALVPLVLAYFVWFRSVQQVGTNRTTLYGTGIPVVAALTAWAVRGERPTLFQMLGAALILTGVLISRRKDSAITKA from the coding sequence GTGAGCACCTCGTCGCCCGCGGTCGCAGCGCCTGCCCGTCTCCTCTCCGCCTCCGACCTGGCGATGATCGCCGTCGTGGTCGTCTGGGGGACGAACTACACCCTGGTGAAGGATGCGCTGGAGGGCATGCCGGCGCGGGCCTTCATGTCGCTGCGCTTCGGGCTCGCCGCGCTCGCGATGGGGCTCGTACTGCTGGCGGTGGAAGGCCACAAGCCGATGCCGTGGAAGACGTTCCTGCGGCTCACCGCGCTGGGGTTCGTGGGCAACACGCTGTACCAGCTGTGTTTCATCGAAGGCCTCTCGCGCACCACGGCGGCCAACAGCGGCATGCTGACGGCGGTGAGCCCGGTGGTGACGGCGGCATTGGGTGCCGCGCTGGGCATCGAGCGGCTGCGACGCCCGGTCGTCGCGGGGCTCTCGCTCGCGGTGGTGGGAACGCTGCTGGTCGTCGGCGCGCGAGGCCCGAACCTGGGCGCGGAGACATGGACAGGTGACGCGCTGATTGTCGGCAGCTCGCTGTGCTGGTCCATCTACACGGTGGGAACACGCGCCGTGGGAGAAGGCATCTCAGCGCTGCGCGTCACCGCCATCACCATGCTCACGGGAGCCCCGGGGGTCGTGCTGGCCGGCGCGTCCCAGGTCGTCGCGATGGACGCGTCGCGCGTGAGTGCCGCGGGCTGGGTGGCGCTCGTGTACTCGGCGCTGGTGCCGCTGGTGCTCGCGTACTTCGTGTGGTTCCGCAGCGTGCAGCAGGTGGGCACCAACCGCACGACGCTCTACGGCACCGGCATCCCCGTGGTCGCCGCCCTCACCGCCTGGGCCGTCCGCGGTGAACGCCCCACCCTGTTCCAGATGCTCGGCGCGGCGCTCATCCTCACGGGCGTGTTGATCAGCCGCCGCAAGGACAGCGCCATCACCAAGGCCTGA
- a CDS encoding pseudouridine-5'-phosphate glycosidase, translating to MDFRYSDEVRRAKDSGQPLVALETSVVAQGLPYPDNLAAARACEEAIRRAGAVPAPIALVDGEVWIGLEDATLRRLAEGKEKLLKVGSRDLAVAVATRASGGTTVSATCELAAAAGIRVFSTGGIGGVHRGASEHWDISQDIAALSRYPVAVVCAGAKSVLDLPKTMELLETAGVPVIGVGTNELPSFYSRESGLSLEHRADDAEAAARIAHARFEMLGQGGVLYTVPPPVEAALPRNDVELHIASALADADRQGVRGKAVTPFLLGEMAKRTGGKTLKTNLALLENNARFAGALAVAYARLSKR from the coding sequence ATGGACTTCCGCTATTCGGACGAGGTGCGGCGCGCGAAGGACTCCGGGCAGCCGCTGGTGGCACTGGAGACGAGCGTTGTCGCGCAGGGCCTTCCGTACCCTGACAACCTGGCTGCCGCTCGCGCGTGCGAGGAGGCCATCCGCCGCGCCGGCGCCGTGCCCGCGCCCATCGCGCTCGTGGACGGCGAGGTGTGGATTGGCCTGGAGGACGCCACGCTGCGCCGCCTGGCCGAGGGCAAGGAGAAGCTCCTCAAGGTGGGCTCGCGCGACCTGGCCGTGGCGGTGGCTACCCGCGCCAGCGGCGGCACCACCGTGAGCGCCACGTGCGAGCTGGCCGCGGCGGCGGGCATCCGCGTCTTCTCCACCGGCGGCATCGGCGGCGTGCACCGGGGCGCTTCCGAGCACTGGGACATCTCGCAGGACATCGCGGCCTTGTCTCGCTACCCCGTCGCCGTGGTGTGCGCGGGGGCCAAGTCCGTGTTGGACCTGCCCAAGACGATGGAGCTGTTGGAGACCGCGGGCGTGCCCGTCATCGGCGTGGGCACGAACGAGCTGCCGTCCTTCTACAGCCGCGAGTCCGGCCTCTCCCTGGAGCATCGCGCGGACGACGCGGAGGCCGCCGCGCGCATCGCCCACGCGCGCTTCGAGATGCTGGGGCAGGGGGGTGTGCTCTACACCGTGCCGCCTCCGGTGGAGGCAGCGCTGCCTCGCAACGACGTGGAGCTGCACATCGCGTCGGCGCTGGCGGACGCGGACCGGCAGGGCGTGCGCGGCAAGGCCGTGACGCCGTTCCTCCTGGGCGAGATGGCGAAGCGCACCGGGGGCAAGACCCTCAAGACGAACCTGGCGCTCCTGGAGAACAACGCGCGCTTCGCGGGGGCGCTGGCCGTGGCCTACGCCCGTCTCTCGAAGCGCTGA